Proteins from one Patescibacteria group bacterium genomic window:
- the rpsO gene encoding 30S ribosomal protein S15, giving the protein MPLSKTKKDRIIKKFATHKDDTGSSEVQIAILTEEIKELTQHLRTHKKDFSSRRGLLRKVGLRRRLLKYLKKEDSKSYESLIKKLGLKK; this is encoded by the coding sequence ATGCCATTAAGCAAAACTAAAAAAGACCGGATTATTAAAAAATTTGCTACTCATAAAGATGACACCGGTTCATCGGAAGTGCAAATTGCTATTTTAACTGAAGAAATTAAAGAATTAACCCAGCATTTGCGTACTCATAAAAAAGATTTTTCCTCTCGCCGGGGGTTGCTCCGTAAAGTCGGACTGCGTCGCCGGCTTTTAAAGTATCTCAAAAAAGAGGATTCTAAAAGTTATGAGAGTTTAATTAAGAAACTTGGTTTGAAGAAGTAA
- a CDS encoding NYN domain-containing protein, protein MENIDQRVGLFVDVSNMYHSAKHLYKSKVNFGRILKEAVGRRKLIRAIAYVIKAKSLDEENFFEALAKQGFEIKAKDLQIFFGGQKKGDWDIGLTIDTIILADKLDTVVLVTGDGDFADLVKYLKINKGCFVEIMAFGESCSSKLKEEADRFIDLSKDKRKFLLSNRSRSKIKKRRRK, encoded by the coding sequence ATGGAAAATATTGATCAGCGTGTTGGTTTGTTTGTTGATGTTTCTAACATGTACCATTCAGCCAAACACTTATATAAAAGTAAAGTTAATTTCGGGCGCATATTAAAAGAGGCCGTTGGCCGGCGCAAATTAATCCGGGCTATTGCTTATGTTATTAAAGCTAAAAGTTTAGATGAAGAAAATTTTTTTGAGGCTTTGGCTAAACAGGGCTTTGAAATAAAAGCTAAGGACTTGCAGATTTTTTTTGGCGGTCAGAAAAAAGGCGACTGGGATATTGGTCTGACTATTGATACTATTATTTTGGCTGATAAATTAGACACAGTAGTTTTAGTCACTGGTGACGGTGATTTTGCTGATCTAGTTAAATATTTAAAAATTAACAAGGGTTGTTTTGTTGAAATTATGGCTTTTGGCGAATCCTGCTCTTCTAAACTCAAAGAAGAAGCCGATCGTTTTATTGATTTGTCAAAAGATAAAAGAAAATTTCTTTTATCAAACCGCTCAAGATCAAAAATAAAAAAAAGAAGGAGAAAATAA
- the pnp gene encoding polyribonucleotide nucleotidyltransferase, whose translation MSVKSFSTEIAGKKLIIETGKLADQANGSCTVRYGDTVVLATAVMSQTIREGIDYFPLMVDYEEKLYAAGKIKGSRFIKREGRPSDEAILTARLVDRALRPFFDEKMRNDVQVVITVLSIDDENDPDIISLIAASCAVYMSNIPWQGPVGCLRVGRVNGEWVLNPSNEAREKSEFDLVMAGTGEKVAMMEAEAEETAEGVILEAIEFGQKHMKKITKLIEEVRSEVGAEKIKGDTEEIDKEEKEEIENLEKKVKDFTKDKLKESLNIKDKLEREEAITKIKDELNISLKEDNEISKERRERAAMILQEMLDKEAKRLMLEEEERVDGRKLDEVRPVSCQVGLLPRTHGSGLFNRGETQVLSIVTLGSPGDEQLIDTMEESGKKHYMHHYNFPGFSVGEVIPMRGPKRREIGHGALAEKAVMPLLPDKEDFPYTIRVVSEVLSSNGSSSQASVCGSSLALMDAGVPLKKAVAGIAMGIIMDDQEKEYKILTDIQGIEDHSGGMDFKVAGTRDGITAIQLDVKISGLTLEICRETLEKAKQARLKILETMNKIIPEPRKELSEYSPRIETLKIDPEKIRDVIGRGGETINEIIEECGGRDITKIDIEDDGLVLITSSDAKMSEKALEWVKQITREIEVGEIYEGDVIQIIKDRNNPNKEIGAIVEILPEKDGMVHISEFSHKHINKVSDLVDVGDHIKVKVMEVDKERGRIGLSVKALTESKDKNYHQKKRDKKDFRKK comes from the coding sequence ATGTCTGTAAAAAGTTTTTCTACAGAAATTGCCGGTAAAAAATTAATTATCGAAACCGGAAAATTGGCTGATCAGGCCAATGGCTCCTGTACTGTACGCTACGGTGATACGGTGGTTTTAGCTACTGCTGTCATGAGCCAAACTATCCGCGAGGGTATTGATTACTTTCCTCTGATGGTTGATTACGAAGAGAAGTTATACGCGGCTGGTAAAATTAAAGGCTCGCGCTTTATCAAACGCGAGGGCCGGCCTTCAGATGAGGCTATCTTAACCGCTCGTCTGGTAGACCGAGCTTTAAGGCCGTTTTTTGACGAAAAAATGAGAAATGATGTGCAAGTGGTTATTACAGTTTTATCCATTGATGATGAAAATGATCCGGACATTATTTCTTTGATTGCTGCTTCCTGTGCCGTTTATATGTCTAATATTCCTTGGCAGGGCCCGGTCGGGTGTTTAAGAGTCGGTCGTGTTAATGGTGAATGGGTGCTTAATCCTTCTAACGAAGCCCGTGAAAAATCAGAGTTTGACTTAGTCATGGCTGGTACTGGGGAGAAAGTAGCTATGATGGAGGCCGAAGCAGAAGAAACAGCCGAAGGAGTAATTTTAGAAGCCATTGAATTTGGCCAGAAACACATGAAAAAAATTACTAAACTAATTGAAGAAGTAAGAAGTGAAGTGGGAGCTGAGAAAATTAAGGGTGATACTGAAGAAATAGATAAAGAAGAAAAAGAAGAAATAGAAAATTTAGAAAAAAAAGTTAAAGATTTTACCAAAGATAAATTAAAAGAATCATTAAATATAAAAGATAAACTTGAACGTGAAGAAGCGATTACCAAGATTAAAGACGAATTAAATATAAGTTTGAAAGAGGATAATGAAATCAGTAAGGAGAGGCGAGAAAGAGCGGCTATGATTCTACAGGAAATGCTGGATAAAGAAGCCAAGCGTTTGATGTTAGAAGAAGAAGAAAGAGTAGACGGCCGAAAACTGGATGAAGTGCGGCCGGTCAGCTGCCAAGTGGGGCTTTTGCCGCGTACACACGGCTCGGGTCTTTTTAACCGCGGTGAAACTCAAGTGCTTTCTATAGTTACTTTGGGTTCTCCGGGAGATGAACAATTAATTGACACTATGGAAGAGTCGGGTAAAAAACATTACATGCATCATTATAATTTTCCTGGCTTTTCTGTGGGAGAGGTTATTCCTATGCGCGGGCCAAAAAGAAGAGAAATTGGACACGGTGCTTTAGCTGAAAAAGCTGTCATGCCGCTTTTACCGGACAAAGAAGATTTTCCCTACACTATTCGTGTGGTTTCAGAAGTTTTATCCTCTAATGGCTCTTCTTCTCAGGCCTCGGTTTGCGGCTCTTCTCTGGCTCTGATGGATGCTGGCGTGCCTTTGAAAAAAGCTGTGGCTGGTATTGCTATGGGTATAATTATGGATGATCAGGAAAAAGAATATAAAATATTAACCGATATACAAGGTATTGAAGACCACTCGGGTGGTATGGACTTTAAAGTAGCCGGGACCAGAGACGGCATTACCGCTATTCAACTAGACGTAAAAATCAGCGGCTTAACTCTAGAAATTTGCCGGGAAACTCTGGAAAAAGCTAAACAGGCTCGTTTGAAAATTTTAGAAACCATGAATAAGATAATACCCGAACCCAGAAAAGAACTTTCTGAGTATTCTCCGCGTATTGAAACCTTAAAAATCGATCCGGAAAAAATAAGAGATGTAATAGGTCGGGGTGGTGAAACCATTAATGAAATCATTGAAGAGTGCGGCGGAAGAGATATTACCAAAATTGATATTGAGGATGATGGTTTAGTTTTGATAACCTCCAGTGACGCCAAAATGTCCGAAAAAGCCCTTGAATGGGTTAAACAAATAACTCGTGAAATAGAAGTGGGAGAAATTTATGAAGGTGATGTTATTCAGATTATTAAAGACCGTAACAATCCCAATAAAGAAATTGGAGCCATTGTAGAAATTTTACCCGAAAAAGACGGTATGGTGCATATTTCAGAATTTTCTCACAAACACATTAACAAAGTCTCAGATTTAGTGGATGTGGGAGACCATATTAAAGTTAAAGTAATGGAAGTTGATAAAGAAAGAGGGCGTATTGGCTTATCAGTTAAAGCTTTAACTGAATCAAAAGATAAAAATTATCACCAGAAAAAACGTGATAAAAAAGATTTTAGAAAAAAGTAG
- a CDS encoding cytidylate kinase family protein: MIISISGKPGSGKSTVAKKIAEKLNYERYYMGGLRRQAAREKGMTLAEYNRLGEKDFSTDKEVDEYLKKLGQKEDNFIIEGRTAFHFIPHSYKIFLDVEAEEGARRIFKDIKKGGAQRNEAKNLESLEDVLKANQERMRSDDFRYKKYYDLDIFNPKHYDLYLDTTNLSQKNEFKKVFEAVKRTINKQ; the protein is encoded by the coding sequence ATGATAATTTCTATTTCTGGCAAACCCGGTTCAGGCAAGTCAACAGTGGCTAAAAAAATAGCCGAAAAATTAAATTATGAGCGTTACTATATGGGCGGTCTGCGACGGCAGGCCGCCAGAGAAAAAGGCATGACTCTGGCTGAGTATAATCGCTTGGGAGAAAAAGATTTTTCTACTGATAAAGAAGTTGATGAGTATTTAAAAAAATTGGGCCAAAAGGAAGATAACTTTATAATTGAAGGCCGAACCGCTTTTCATTTTATTCCCCATTCTTATAAAATTTTTCTTGATGTTGAAGCCGAGGAGGGGGCTAGAAGAATATTTAAAGATATAAAAAAGGGTGGAGCTCAAAGAAATGAAGCTAAAAATCTGGAATCTTTAGAAGATGTTTTAAAAGCTAACCAAGAAAGGATGCGTAGTGATGATTTTCGCTATAAAAAATATTATGATTTAGATATTTTTAACCCCAAACACTATGACTTATATTTAGATACCACTAATTTAAGTCAAAAAAATGAATTTAAAAAAGTATTTGAAGCGGTTAAAAGAACTATAAACAAGCAATAA
- a CDS encoding VCBS repeat-containing protein, producing the protein MKKIFRSIICSLAIFGLLFSYSSLGFVLEAKATTASISVSPADTSLDVSTSYNYSFNISSELSSPNPSTPIVMRIQHWYGGPPSDGAEIDFTNTSVSWFKDDGTAISGVSGQIDPTSGEFRVDIPGDNTLAAGSTLSIKLNDVGNASVAGNYSVRVNTASGGMQTENAFSLGIDKYIEGYVTYDSGGRVSTCSVNANLESGQAWANANCDSNGYYKLALTQTGNWRLHLDAKHEDGQRVTTDWIYNSMDPTVSVSGAGTITKNFTVEKATSTVTGKIVNLDGSTLSDPMQFHLDLRNEQGRGSGTGLSENGSFSIPIKAGTYKLSLHSQDPKYYVEAKKVQVDENETKKLGNINLKEKTAQIKGRVVNSSGSPISNLRMNMWGQQGWGEAITDADGYYTMWGYPGEWEVRPDDWDASNKGLLLSGPPSRVTISSTNQTITGINFTLLASDASVTLNLVDSSGSAVENVFGWAFCRKAGQMPGPGNEFGTGIQGSSAQIPLIGGNSYICGVHMPPEVNMSVDDEVEVTLSSGQNKTANITLLNNDAVITGFLRDASTGEVITGVEGEVFAHGESMGMGYHSRINSDGSYRLSVRHGTYFIGYKLHSSGFMQGDSDHSPVTVSANGQTVKTIRVHRANAQIKAKVYDPKGNPVPWAWVWCDNMKQKEQEVEGPFEGGDVLHTGGETNGSGVANLGVVAGSYSCSAGLPPEMSSYMPPDMVDVTATANTDTNITLRFKESEGNVTGSVTMTDGSSVNMGFCHAWNPDGGFSGSPVMGGQFNIPLTKGTWYVGCDSKDGKKFYRSEETSITLSTVGDTLNKNFVLRKASFELPDAISKTFDAAQMTVIDLPDQSTISIPANAIANSGNYTLTATPNTDLYHTPEAKPALGFAWSLELTDSSGQSVTSSFNSDITLTVKYDDEYLVSEGIDETKIIGRYWDESSSTWKLPENVIQDSVNNTISIYVNHFTDFAVTTGSSQTGSRAAKNIVTGAKTGAGPHVTMWDAQGNNQANFMAYATNFRGGVRAVSDDLDGDGIKEIVTVPYSAGGPHVRVFNSDGENLANVFPYTTAFRGGLSLATGDVDGDGGAEIIVAPSSNGGPHVRVYKYAEGELSHYASWFAYPEDLRTGMEVYAGDVDGDGQDEVVTATKSGATPHVRVFEGDSTFINHFFAFPTAFRGGVNVTLGDYDGDGSKDIVTSPASSGGPQYRVFNSEGGLLTSGFAYNENWRLGMKTEVGDVDGDGEIEIITAPSNGGPHVKVFNSDGLESQFMAYNSTFRGGLELAVSDIDADGTADIVTVPMGQGGPHVKVQNSTGGLVDHFMSHHQAFRGGVNLTISQ; encoded by the coding sequence ATGAAAAAAATATTTAGATCGATTATTTGCTCGCTCGCTATTTTTGGTCTTTTGTTTTCGTATTCTTCACTGGGTTTTGTTCTAGAGGCAAAAGCGACTACGGCCTCAATTAGTGTGAGTCCAGCTGATACTAGTTTAGATGTTTCTACTAGCTATAACTATTCATTTAATATTAGTTCTGAATTATCATCACCTAATCCAAGTACGCCTATAGTGATGAGAATTCAACATTGGTATGGTGGACCGCCAAGTGATGGTGCAGAAATTGATTTTACTAATACCTCGGTTAGTTGGTTTAAAGATGATGGTACAGCCATTTCTGGAGTCTCCGGTCAAATAGACCCAACCAGTGGTGAATTTCGAGTTGATATTCCTGGAGATAATACTTTAGCAGCCGGTAGTACTTTATCTATAAAACTAAATGATGTTGGTAACGCCTCAGTAGCTGGTAATTATTCAGTACGGGTTAATACAGCTAGTGGCGGTATGCAAACTGAAAATGCTTTTAGTTTAGGTATTGATAAATATATCGAAGGTTATGTTACTTATGATTCTGGCGGTAGAGTTTCCACTTGTTCGGTTAACGCTAATCTTGAAAGCGGACAAGCCTGGGCCAATGCTAATTGTGATAGCAATGGTTATTATAAATTAGCTTTGACTCAAACTGGCAACTGGCGGTTGCATTTAGACGCGAAGCATGAAGACGGACAAAGAGTAACCACAGACTGGATTTATAATAGTATGGACCCAACAGTTAGTGTTAGCGGAGCTGGTACGATTACAAAAAACTTTACCGTAGAAAAAGCCACCTCTACTGTTACTGGTAAAATAGTTAATCTTGACGGCAGCACTTTATCTGATCCTATGCAGTTTCATCTTGATTTAAGAAATGAACAAGGCCGGGGCTCTGGTACCGGACTTTCTGAAAATGGATCTTTTTCTATTCCTATTAAAGCCGGTACTTATAAATTATCTCTTCATTCGCAAGATCCAAAGTATTATGTAGAGGCCAAGAAAGTTCAGGTTGATGAAAATGAAACTAAAAAATTAGGTAATATAAATTTAAAAGAAAAAACAGCTCAAATTAAAGGCCGCGTAGTTAATAGTAGTGGTAGCCCTATTTCAAATTTACGGATGAATATGTGGGGCCAGCAAGGCTGGGGTGAAGCCATTACAGATGCTGACGGATATTATACTATGTGGGGTTATCCAGGAGAATGGGAGGTTAGACCGGATGACTGGGATGCTTCTAATAAAGGACTTTTATTAAGTGGTCCTCCATCCAGGGTTACTATTAGTTCAACCAATCAAACAATTACTGGTATTAATTTTACACTTTTAGCTTCTGATGCCAGTGTTACTTTAAATTTAGTCGATTCAAGCGGTTCAGCTGTTGAAAATGTCTTTGGTTGGGCTTTTTGCCGCAAAGCTGGACAAATGCCCGGACCAGGCAATGAATTTGGTACTGGTATTCAGGGATCCAGCGCTCAGATTCCTTTAATTGGCGGTAATTCCTATATTTGTGGCGTTCATATGCCTCCGGAAGTAAATATGTCAGTTGATGATGAAGTAGAAGTGACTCTGTCCAGTGGTCAAAATAAAACAGCTAATATTACGCTTCTTAATAATGACGCGGTTATAACTGGTTTTTTAAGAGATGCTTCAACTGGTGAGGTAATTACCGGAGTTGAGGGTGAAGTCTTTGCTCACGGTGAAAGTATGGGTATGGGTTATCATTCAAGAATAAATTCTGACGGTAGTTACCGTCTTTCAGTCAGACACGGCACTTACTTTATCGGCTATAAATTACATTCATCCGGCTTTATGCAGGGTGATTCAGACCATTCTCCAGTAACTGTTTCAGCTAATGGTCAGACCGTTAAAACAATTAGAGTTCATCGGGCTAATGCACAGATTAAAGCCAAGGTCTATGATCCCAAAGGTAATCCTGTGCCTTGGGCCTGGGTCTGGTGTGATAATATGAAACAAAAAGAGCAGGAAGTAGAAGGGCCTTTTGAAGGCGGCGACGTTCTTCACACCGGAGGCGAAACTAATGGCAGTGGGGTGGCTAATTTAGGGGTAGTAGCCGGCTCATATTCTTGTTCAGCTGGTTTGCCCCCTGAAATGTCCAGTTATATGCCACCGGATATGGTAGACGTGACAGCTACTGCTAATACTGATACTAATATAACTTTGCGCTTTAAAGAGTCAGAAGGTAATGTTACTGGTTCAGTTACTATGACTGATGGATCTAGTGTTAATATGGGCTTTTGCCATGCTTGGAATCCAGACGGCGGTTTTTCCGGCAGTCCGGTTATGGGTGGCCAGTTTAATATTCCTTTAACTAAAGGTACCTGGTATGTTGGTTGTGATTCAAAAGACGGCAAAAAGTTTTACCGCTCAGAAGAAACTTCAATAACTTTAAGTACGGTTGGAGATACCTTAAATAAAAACTTTGTTTTAAGAAAAGCCAGCTTTGAACTGCCGGATGCTATCAGTAAAACTTTTGATGCGGCTCAGATGACAGTAATAGATTTACCCGATCAATCAACTATTAGTATTCCGGCCAATGCTATAGCCAACAGCGGTAATTATACTTTAACCGCTACCCCCAATACCGACCTTTATCACACTCCAGAAGCTAAACCGGCTTTGGGTTTTGCCTGGAGTTTGGAATTAACTGATTCTTCTGGACAAAGTGTTACCTCCAGTTTTAACAGTGATATTACTTTGACTGTTAAATATGATGATGAATATTTGGTCTCTGAAGGTATTGATGAAACCAAAATAATTGGCCGCTATTGGGACGAGAGTTCATCCACCTGGAAATTACCGGAAAATGTAATTCAGGATTCAGTCAATAATACCATTAGTATTTATGTCAATCACTTTACCGACTTTGCCGTGACTACTGGTTCAAGCCAAACTGGCTCCCGGGCAGCTAAAAATATAGTTACCGGAGCCAAAACTGGTGCTGGCCCGCATGTTACTATGTGGGATGCCCAAGGTAATAATCAAGCTAATTTTATGGCTTATGCCACTAATTTTCGCGGCGGGGTTAGAGCCGTTTCTGATGATTTAGACGGTGATGGTATTAAAGAAATAGTCACCGTGCCTTACTCAGCTGGCGGACCGCATGTCAGAGTCTTTAATAGTGACGGTGAAAACTTAGCTAATGTTTTTCCTTATACCACCGCTTTCCGCGGCGGCCTTTCTCTGGCTACTGGTGATGTTGACGGTGATGGCGGAGCTGAAATAATCGTGGCTCCGAGTAGTAACGGTGGTCCTCACGTCAGAGTTTATAAGTATGCTGAAGGAGAATTAAGCCATTATGCTTCCTGGTTTGCTTATCCAGAGGATTTAAGAACAGGTATGGAAGTTTATGCTGGTGATGTTGACGGAGACGGCCAGGACGAAGTAGTAACGGCTACCAAGTCCGGCGCTACGCCTCATGTCAGAGTGTTTGAAGGAGACTCAACTTTTATTAACCATTTCTTTGCCTTTCCAACAGCCTTTCGCGGCGGAGTTAATGTGACTTTAGGTGATTATGATGGTGACGGTAGTAAAGATATTGTTACTTCTCCAGCTTCTAGTGGTGGCCCTCAATATAGAGTCTTTAATAGTGAAGGCGGACTTTTAACTTCCGGCTTTGCTTATAATGAAAACTGGCGTTTGGGTATGAAGACCGAAGTCGGTGATGTTGACGGAGATGGTGAAATTGAAATTATCACAGCTCCTTCCAATGGCGGACCTCATGTTAAAGTATTTAATTCTGATGGACTAGAGTCTCAATTTATGGCTTACAACTCAACTTTCCGCGGTGGTTTGGAATTAGCAGTATCAGATATTGATGCTGACGGCACGGCTGATATTGTGACTGTGCCCATGGGTCAAGGCGGACCTCATGTTAAGGTTCAAAATTCAACCGGCGGATTAGTTGATCACTTTATGAGTCATCACCAAGCTTTCCGTGGCGGGGTTAATCTGACTATTAGCCAGTAA
- a CDS encoding TraR/DksA C4-type zinc finger protein, whose protein sequence is MDQEFIQKMKRNLELEKYEIRKRLGHFGQEDAHVKDDFHTDFPEFGNKDEDNATEVAEYMNNLSLEGNLESRIKEIDEALESIEKGTYGYCKNCQKEINPERLKINPAAKTCVQC, encoded by the coding sequence ATGGATCAAGAATTTATTCAAAAAATGAAAAGAAATTTAGAATTAGAAAAGTATGAAATCAGAAAGAGATTGGGTCATTTTGGCCAGGAAGACGCTCATGTTAAGGATGATTTTCACACAGATTTTCCAGAATTTGGAAATAAGGATGAAGATAATGCCACCGAAGTAGCGGAATATATGAATAATCTTTCTCTAGAAGGAAATTTAGAAAGCCGCATAAAAGAAATTGATGAAGCTTTAGAGAGTATTGAAAAAGGTACTTATGGTTATTGTAAAAATTGCCAAAAAGAAATTAACCCCGAAAGACTAAAAATAAATCCGGCGGCCAAAACCTGTGTTCAATGTTAA
- the lspA gene encoding signal peptidase II, translating to MLNSRPVFKNKYFIFIIIFFTFLLDRLIKLMIIKKESFFIIQDFLKINYYANWGIALSLPVSQYIIYPLVVLIMLIIFYYFYLSLKKNNYLMIWSFGLIFVGAFSNLLDRFRFGHVIDYVNFVGRFPVFNLADVMIVCGIFLFLVNEINKNRRKKIYKKT from the coding sequence ATGTTAAATTCAAGACCTGTTTTTAAAAATAAATATTTTATTTTTATAATAATTTTTTTTACTTTTCTTCTGGATCGTTTAATAAAATTGATGATTATTAAGAAAGAAAGTTTTTTTATTATCCAGGATTTTTTAAAAATAAATTATTATGCCAACTGGGGTATTGCCTTGAGTCTGCCGGTTAGTCAGTACATAATCTATCCTTTAGTAGTACTGATTATGCTGATTATTTTTTATTATTTTTACCTTTCTCTGAAAAAAAATAATTATCTTATGATTTGGTCTTTTGGTTTAATTTTTGTCGGCGCTTTTTCTAATCTTCTTGACCGTTTCCGTTTTGGCCATGTAATTGATTATGTAAATTTTGTCGGACGTTTTCCGGTCTTTAACTTAGCTGATGTGATGATAGTTTGTGGGATATTTTTATTTTTAGTAAATGAAATTAATAAAAACCGAAGAAAAAAAATTTATAAAAAAACTTGA
- a CDS encoding YifB family Mg chelatase-like AAA ATPase — protein sequence MSTKIYSASIIGLDSVLVEVEADINNGLPRTHIVGLPDKACQEAAERVRSAVKNSGFYFPVRKLTVNLAPADVRKEGPSFDLSMAIAVLCISGQLEKDLSQSIFIGELSLGGELRPVNGILPVVQLARKKNIKNIFLPEKNANEACLVPGPNIYPCQSLYQLMRHLKKKELIKAHKYVHKKKNKIDKSRDMAFIKGQEHAKRALEVAAAGHHNILMTGPPGSGKTLLSKSLTTILPQMKLDNSLEVTKIYSVAGMVKSNNPLITKRPFRSPHHTASAASIIGGGRVPRPGEVSLAHRGVLFLDELPEFQRQVLESLRQPLEDGEVTVARVSGSMTFPANFMLVAALNPCPCGYYSDPSHECTCSPSQIIRYRKKISGPLLDRIDIHIEVPRLKTEKILKKAKGESSAAIKKRVKKAQSTQRQRFKKIKIKNNSEIPARNIDQFCSLNEKGRQLIKNSTIQLNLSVRSYHKVLKIARTIADLDVSEKVEVKHLAEALQYRPKMDN from the coding sequence ATGTCTACAAAAATTTATTCAGCCAGTATAATCGGCCTTGACTCGGTTTTAGTCGAGGTTGAGGCTGATATTAATAATGGTCTACCGCGTACTCATATAGTTGGTTTACCGGATAAGGCTTGTCAAGAAGCAGCTGAGAGAGTGCGTTCAGCGGTTAAAAACAGCGGTTTTTATTTTCCGGTGAGAAAATTAACAGTTAACCTGGCCCCGGCTGATGTCCGCAAAGAAGGGCCTTCCTTTGATTTATCTATGGCTATAGCCGTGCTTTGTATTTCCGGTCAGCTGGAAAAAGATTTAAGTCAATCAATTTTTATTGGTGAATTATCTTTGGGCGGTGAATTAAGACCAGTTAACGGTATTTTGCCAGTAGTACAACTAGCAAGAAAAAAGAATATTAAAAATATTTTTTTACCGGAAAAAAACGCTAATGAAGCTTGTTTAGTGCCGGGGCCTAATATCTATCCTTGCCAAAGCCTGTATCAATTAATGCGTCACTTAAAGAAAAAAGAATTAATAAAAGCGCACAAATATGTTCATAAGAAAAAAAATAAAATTGATAAATCTCGAGATATGGCTTTTATTAAGGGTCAGGAACACGCCAAGCGAGCTTTGGAAGTAGCGGCTGCTGGCCATCATAATATTCTAATGACTGGACCGCCGGGTTCTGGTAAAACTCTTTTGTCAAAATCCCTAACCACTATTTTACCGCAAATGAAGCTGGATAACTCCCTGGAAGTAACCAAAATTTATTCAGTGGCTGGTATGGTTAAGTCAAATAACCCCTTAATTACTAAAAGGCCTTTTCGCTCGCCTCATCATACGGCTTCAGCCGCCTCCATCATCGGCGGTGGCCGTGTGCCCCGGCCGGGCGAGGTCTCTTTGGCCCACCGAGGAGTTTTATTTTTAGATGAGTTGCCGGAGTTTCAAAGGCAGGTTTTAGAAAGCCTGCGCCAGCCTTTAGAAGACGGGGAAGTAACAGTGGCCAGAGTTTCTGGCAGCATGACTTTTCCGGCGAATTTTATGCTAGTGGCGGCTTTGAACCCTTGTCCTTGCGGCTATTACTCTGATCCTTCTCATGAATGCACTTGTTCACCCTCTCAAATTATTCGCTATCGTAAAAAGATTTCCGGGCCATTGCTTGATCGGATTGATATTCATATTGAAGTGCCGCGACTCAAAACAGAAAAGATATTAAAAAAAGCTAAAGGTGAGTCTTCAGCGGCCATTAAAAAAAGAGTAAAAAAAGCGCAAAGTACTCAGCGTCAAAGATTTAAAAAGATAAAGATAAAAAATAATTCAGAAATTCCAGCCCGCAATATTGACCAATTTTGCTCTTTGAATGAAAAAGGTCGCCAACTAATAAAAAATTCCACTATTCAGCTTAATTTATCCGTGCGTTCTTACCATAAGGTTCTAAAAATTGCTCGTACTATTGCTGATTTAGATGTTTCAGAAAAGGTTGAAGTAAAGCATTTGGCCGAAGCCTTGCAGTACCGGCCTAAAATGGATAATTAA
- a CDS encoding ATP-binding protein — protein sequence MKGQEHAKRALEVAAAGHHNILKL from the coding sequence ATTAAAGGCCAAGAACACGCCAAGCGAGCTTTGGAGGTAGCGGCGGCTGGGCATCACAATATTCTTAAGTTATGA